The Polyangium mundeleinium genome contains the following window.
GACGCGGATCGAGCGGGCCGACGCGGTCGCGCTCGGGCTGCCGGACCGAAGGGCCGTGGCCGCCGTGGACGCCACCGACACAGGGACGCTCGGCCGGTGGACGACCGCGGTCGTGGCGAGCGCGTCGCAGGAGCGAGACCGCTGGGAGCGGGCCCGCAGCCGCCTGCTCATCGGCGTGCTCGTGCCGTGCGCGCTCATCGTCGCATTCGGCGCGACGGCCTTGCGGCGGCAGCGGCGCGAGCTCGAGCTCGAAAAGCAGCTCGCCCTCGCCGCGCTGGTCCGCGAGAGCGACGAGCAGCTCGCACGGGCGAGCCGCGCGGCCACGACAGGCACGCTGGCGATGGGAATCGCGCACGAGATCTCCACGCCGCTCGGGGTCATCGTCGGCCGCGCCGAGCAACTCGCGGCCCGCGTCGGCGAGGATCCGAAGGCGGCGCGCGCGGTGCGCACCATCGGCGAGCAGGCCGATCGCATCACCCAGGTCGTGCGGGGCTTTCTCGACCTCGCCCGCGGCGGCTCCCCCTCGCTGCGCCCCGTCGACCCGGGCGACGTCGCGCGTGGTGCCCTGCGCCTCGTGGAGCATCGGTTCGTCGCCGCGCGGGTCGCGCTCGTGACGCTCGTGGACGACGATTTGCCCACGCTCGCGGGAGACCTGCGCCTGCTCGAACACGCGGTCGTGAACCTCCTGCTCAATGCCTGCGAGGCGAGCGGCCCCGGGATGCAGGTCGCGCTCTCGGTGCGCGGCGCGGAGGCGGGCGTCGATTTCGTCGTCGAGGACCGCGGCGCCGGCATCCGGCCCGAGGACATCGCCCGCGCGACCGAGCCCTTTTTCACGACGAAGCCCCGAGGCTCGGGCCTCGGCCTCGCGATCGTCCACGAGATCGTGAACATCCACCGCGGCGCGCTCGTGCTCGAACCCCACGAGGGCGGCGGCACCCGCGCGCGCATTCACATCCCCGCCCAAGGCGAGGAGGGCCCCGATGCCTGATCGATCCCACGCCCCGCACGTCGTCATCGTGGACGACAAGCTCGAAATGGCCGAGATGCTCGCCGACGGCCTCGCCGAGCACGGTGTTTCGGCATTCGCCGTGGCCACGGGCAAGCAAGCCCTCGCGCGCATCGAGGCAGAGCCGGTCGACGCGCTCGTGACGGACCTGCGCATGCCCGGAATGGACGGCATCGAGCTCTTGACCGCCGCGCGCCGCGCCGTGCCGGATCTGCCGGTGCTCGTGATGACCGCCTATGGCGCCCTGGAGACCGCCATCGAATCGATCCGGCGCGGCGCCTACCATTACCTGACGAAACCCTTCAAGCTCGACGAGCTCGTCGTGTATCTGAACCGCGCCCTCGACGAGTCGCGCATCCGGCGCGAGGCCCGCACGCTCCGAAAGTCGCTGCGCGACGAGGCGACGAAGGCAGGCATCATCGCGCGGAGCCCCGCAATGCGCGCCGCGCTCGACGTGCTCGCCCGGGTGGCGCCGAGCGACGCGCCCGTGCTGCTCATGGGCCCCACGGGCGCGGGGAAAGGTCTGCTCGCCCGATATCTGCACGCCGAGAGCGGCCGCGCGCGGGGCCCCTTCATCACGGTCAATTGCGCCGCCCTGCCCGAGCCGCTGCTCGAAAGCGAGCTATTCGGCCACGCCAAGGGCGCATTCACCGGTGCAACCACGCGCCGCCTCGGTCTTTTCGCCGAAGCCGAAGGCGGCACCATGTTCCTCGACGAGATCGGCGAAATGGCGCCCTCCCTGCAAGCAAAGCTGCTCGACGTGCTCGAACGGCGCGTCGTCCGCCCCGTCGGCGCAACCAAGGAGGCGCCCATCGACGTGCGAATCGTCACGGCCACACACCGCGACCTGCGCCGCCGCGTCGCCGAGGGGCTCTTTCGAGAGGATCTGCTCTACCGGCTCGACGTCGTCCCCGTCAACGTGCCCCCCCTGCGCGAGCGTCGCGAAGATCTCCCCGAGCTCGCCGCCGAGCTGCTCGCCAAAGCACGCGCACGCCACCCCACCTCCCACGTCGAGCGTCTCTCACGCGAGTGCATGCTCGCCATGCTCGCGTATCCCTGGCCCGGCAACGTACGCGAGCTCGCGCACGCCATGGAGCGTCTCGTATTGCTCGGCCACGGGCCCGAGGCGCAATTCGCCGACGCAGCGTTGCCGCAAGCAGCCCCAGGAGAAGCACAAGGCCCCCATTTCGTCGGCCCCGTGCTGCCCCTGCGCGAAGTGCAGCAACGTTACGCCCGCTGGGCCCTCGCCGAGCTCGGCAGCAACAAATCACGCACAGCCGATCGTCTGGGCATCGACGTCAAAACGCTCGCCAAATACCTCGCCGACGACGCGTCGGATTGAGCCGCATGCTGAAGGCGCGGAGCTGGGGCTTTGCCCCAGGCCCCACCGGGGCTGTCCGCCCCTGGACCCGGACCAGCGCAAGCGCTGGACTCGGGGTCGATGAACTGCGCGGTGCGCAGTTCATCGAACAGCCGCTGGCAAGACCGCGAACGATCCTGCCAATCAAGGCCGCAGCGCTGCCGGTTCAACTGGCAACGTTGGCGTCGCCAGGTTGAGACCCACCTCCAGGGTCTTGCCACCGGCCCATGGGAAGAACTGCGCACCGCGCAGTTCTTCCCCCTTCGGTCCAGGCCGTGCCTGGTCCGGGTCGAGGGGCGGACAGCCCCCGCGGGGTCCGGGGCAGAGCCCCGGCGCGACGCCTGGACGAGCAGCCGCTTTCTCCGCTTCTTCCCTCTTGTCGCGGAAGCCATCGAGCGCGAGCGCTCGCGGACGGGAGGGGCTCGCCAAGGATTCGGCGAATGTCCCGCTTGTGCCGCAAACACGTGAAACCGAAGGCTCGGATGCGGGCATCGGAGTCGGCGAAGCATAGGCGCGCGGTACCTCGAACAGCCGCCCAGCCGCACCGCTTGCCCCGGTCGATTCGCGGTTGTTCGCCCGTGCCGGCGCGTCGTAGAGCCCATCCCTATTTTGGCATATGCATTGAAAGGACCATCATGTCGATTGTTCGAGCCATCCCGCGTTGGGTCGTGACGGCCGGCGCCGCCGTGGCGGTCGTCCCCGCCTCGGCCGTCCCCGCACGGGCCGCGGACGGCGTGACGCCGTCCACGTTCTCCGCGTCGCTCGAGCCTGGGGAGCACGTCACCATTACGAAGACCGTCACCACGCCGGAGATCCTTCCCAAGCCGGACATCTACTTCCTGGCCGACACCACCGGGAGCATGACCCCGGTGCTCGAAAACGTCATCGCCAATGCCGAGACCATCCTGGCCGCGGTCGATGCCACCGCCAATGACCCGCGCTACGGCGCCGGCCAGTACCGGGACTTCCCGACCGGCGGCGGCTTCGCCTATCGCAATGACGCCGCCATCCCGTCGACGGACGACAATGGCGCCGCCGCGCTGGCGGCCATCGGGGCGTGGACCGCGTCTGGCGGCGGCGACTTCCCGGAGGCGAACCTGTTCGCCCTGCACAAGCTGGTGACCGAGGCCGGCTTCCGGCCCGATTCGAGCGGGATCGTCGTCTGGTTTGGCGACGCTCCCGGACACGACCCCGTGTGCTCGGCGATCTCCGGCGAGGCGACCGTCACCGAGGCCTCCGTGATTGCGGAGCTGCAGGCCGCCAACATCCAGGTCATTGCCGTGTCCAGCACGACCGGTGTCCCCGACGGCCTTGATGGCGACCCCGTCGCCAGCTCGTCCGACTACGAAGTCTGCGGCAGCCCCGGCGGCAGCCCGGGACAGGCCACCCGCATCGCGAATGCCACCGGCGGGCTCGTGTTCAAGGACGTCGCGCCGGAAGATGTGGCGGACGCCATCCTGGCCGGTCTGGCCAGCCTGCCGGTGACCGTGACACCCACGGCGACCTGTGACAGTGGCTTGACCGCGACGTTCGACCCCGCGGAGGAGACGGTGCTCAGCGGCACCACCGTCACGTTTGCCGAGACGCTGACGCTCGACGCGGGCGTGACCCACCCCGCCGCCCTGACGTGCACCGTGGACTTCCTCCTCAATGGCCTGTCGGCCGGCGCGGCGTTCGTCGAGACGAATACGATCCAGCCGATCCTCAACCAGCCACCGGTGTGCACGGGCGTCAGGGCCGGCCCGAGTGAGCTGTGGTCGCCGAACCACAAGTTCGTCACCGTCGTGCTGAGCGGCGCCACCGACCCCGACGGGGACGCGACCACCCTGACGATCACCGGGGTGACGCAGGACGAGGCGCTCAACGGCACCGGGGACGGCGACACCACGCCCGATGCCGCCTGGGTGAGCAACGCCGTCCGGGACCGGGTGAAGGTGCGGGCCGAGCGCAGCGGGGGCGGTGACGGCCGCGTCTATCGGATCTCGTTCACCGTCCGCGACGAGAACGGCGACACGTGCACCGGCACCACGAACGTCGGGGTCCCGCACGACCAGGGCCACGGCCCGGCCGTGGACACGACGTCGGTCGTCGTGAACTCGTTCGGGAGCTGATGGATCCTGCGTGCCGGTGGCGTCCCGCGTGACGGCGCTCGAGGGTCTACGACGGAGACCTCGCCCCTTTCGACCCGAGCTGCCGGATCGCAAAGCCGAGGCCATCGCGCAACGTCGCCAGCGTGCGCACGCGCGACAAATCGAGGCCGAGGGAAATCATCGTTTGCGCCACGGTCGGCCGGATTCCGGTGATGATTCCTTCTGCGCCGAGGAGCCGCACGGCGCTGAGGATGTTCAGCATGTGCGCGGCGGTCGCCGTGTCGACGACTTCGACGCCTGTCAGGTCGAGGATCGCGAAGCGCGATTGTGTGCGGGCGACGGCGGCGAGCAGGTCGTCCGTCACCCGCGCGGCGCGGCGGCTATCGACGACGCCCACCATGGGCAGCGTGAGCACGTGATCCCATACCTGGATGATCGGCGTCTCCAGATTGAGGATCACCTCCTGCTGCCGCTGGATCAGGGCGAGCTTCCCCTCCAGCTCCAGCTTGGCCTTGTGGGGCTCGGTCACGTTCACGCTCATGCCGATCACGCCCGAGATGCGCTTGTCTTCCTCGGCGACGGGGACCATCCAGTGCTCCCAGATGACCCCTTCCCCATCGTCGATGACATGAACGTGGTTGCCTGCGAGCGCGCGTTGCAGGTGGTCACCGGAATAGATCTCGAAGAAATTCTGCCCGACGAGTTGTCCCCGCGTGAGGCCCGCCGATTCCACGCCGCGGCCGTCGTGGAAGGTGCAGATTCCTTTGTCGTCGATGGCCCAGACGACCACGTCCAGGTTGTCGAGGAACCCCTGGAGGATCCGCGCGAGCCGGAGCCTGTCCTTTTCCGCGGCGATGCGTTGTGCGTCGGCATTTCGCCGACGCTCCCGCTCGGCCTCGTATCGTTTCCGCACGCCGACGTCGCCGAACACGACCACGGCGCCCAGGAGCTCGCCGTCCTTGTCACGAATGGGCCGGCCGGACACCGACAGGGATACGCCCTCCGGCAGCGCCTCGCTCCGCGCGAGCATCCCCACGCCTTCCGTGATCTCGCCTCGGAGGGCTCGTTGCAGGGGAAACTCGCTCGACGGGAACGGGGTCACGCCGTCCGGGAGAAAGACGTGATAGGTGTCCGCCCAATCCGCGGGCTGGAGGTGGGCCAAGCCTGCCCCGAGCATCTTCGTCGCCGCGTCATTGCAGTGGACGAGCCTGCCCTCGTGGTCGGAGATGATGACGGCGTCGGCGAGATCTCGAAACGCCGCCCGGAGGACCGCGAGCTCGCCCTCCGGGTCGGGCGCGCGCTCCTCACGCGGCGGGCCGTCCCCGGCCGGTGCTGTCGCGGCGAGGCGCGCCGAAAGCTCGGCGACCTGCGCGCGGAGCGCCGCGCATTCCTCTTCCAACCCAGGGTGCGACATGACATCTTTCCTCGTGCCCCGGGATGGATCGTCGTGGGCACATAAGCCTTTGACGATAGCAGCCGATTTCCTGGATCGTCAACGTGACGGGGGTGCCAGAAGCGTGCCTGCGCCGCGGTTTTCCGCCTTCGGAGCGCGGGTCACTTCGGCGCGGCGGCGTTCACGGTTCCGGCCTCGGCGGGCTTCTGCGCCTTGGCGGCCTCTTCGGCGACCTTTTTGAGGTTGCCGAGGCCATTCTCGAAGTCCTTCCCGATCATCGCGTCCATGTCCATGAACAGGCAAAACATCTTCCCGATGAAGTCGTTCTCGCCGCTCATGAACCAGGTGATCTTCGTGTCGTTCCCTGCCGCCTCGACCTTGAATCCATTGTCGGTCTTGGACGCGAACGGCTTCAGGAATTCGAGCTTGATGTCCAGGCGCTCGTTCGGCTTGATGGCGGCGATCGTCATCCGGCCCGCGCCGACGTCGTCGTTTCCTTCCCATTCGTAGACGGCGCCGACCTCGCCTTGCGTGCCGCCGAACGTCGTCTTCATGTTGGGATCGAGCTTCGCCCAGGGCGACCAGGCCTCCCACGTCCGAAAGTCCTTGACCCGGTTGAACACGAGGTCCACCGGCGCCGCGATGGTGGCGTGGCGCTCGACCTGATACGCGGACGGGCGCGTCGCGACCACGATCAAGAACACGACGATCACGGCCGCGAGACCGAGCCCCACGCGAATGGCGACCTTTTTCAATGAAACCTCCCTCTGTCGGACAAACCGTCCTACAGAGGGAGGGTAGACGCGTCAAGAATGGAAACGCCCACGCCGATGCCGCGCAGGTTCGTCCCGGTAAAACGACGCGTCAGCCGACCGACGCTCCGCTCCCCCCGCGGCGAAGCCGGCGTCGCCTCCCCTCGGCCCACGCCCGCAGCGCGAAACGAAGGGGATGGCCGCCGGTGAGCGCCGACGCCACGTCCCACAACGCAACGATTTCACTCGTGCCACGCGGACGGACGAACCAGACCGGCTCCCATGCGTCCGGCGCGAAGCGGGCGCGGAATGCGCGCAGGCCCTCGAAATCGTAGATGTCGTGCCCGAGGCGCCGCAGGATCTGCAATCCCTGCGGCAAGGGCCCCGCGAGCGGGACGAGGCCCATCGTGACCCGCCTGCACGAAGCGCCCGCGAGCCCCCGCATCGCCGCGTCCACGAGGAGCTCGACCGTCCCGTTCGGCGCGTCGTCCGCGCGGAGAATGTCCTCGAAAAACCAGCCGCCCCGGCCGGGCACCGGCACCGCCACGAGCACGGCGACCAGACGCTCGCCCCGCTCGGCGACGACGTAAAGCCGCTCGGAGGGCCTGAAAAAGAGGTCCACCGAGAGCAAAAACCCCAAGGGGCCGCCCCTCCTCCCCGCGAGCCAGCGCGCCGAGAGCGCCTCGATGGCCGCGCCGAGCGCGCCCCCGAGCTCCTCCACCCGGGCGACACGCGCCCGCACGCCCTTGGCGCGCGCGCGGCGGATCTGCTCGCGCAAACTCCTGCGCCCGGCGAGCACCCGATCCCATTGCAGCGGATCCCAAACCGGCTGCCGGCCGAGGGGCAATCGCTCGAAGAAGCCGTCACGCGGAAACTCCTCGACCGCGCAGAACCCGGCGCGTCGCCCCGCCCTGCGCGCCGCCTGCACGAATGCGCGCGCGACGCGCCCCGTCTGCTCGGGCACGCAAAGCGGCGAGCCGACCGCGAGCCACGCCTGGCCCGTGTCCGCGAAGGCGACCCAGGCCCCCGCGCCGTCGCTCCATGCGCGCATCCCGGGCGCGAGGGACTGGAACGCCACCGTCTCGCGGCCGAAGCAAAACACGGCCTCGGCGAGCGTGGACGGCGTGGGGGCGCGCGGGAGGGGCGGCGCCGGGGGATCGACGCCGGGGATCATGCCTTCCGCCGGCGCGGGCGGGCTGGCTCCGGTTCGAAGAACATGGGCGCGGGCTCCTCGGGCGCGCCCATGGCGGTGGCCATGTGCGCGAGGCCCCGCGTGAGCGCCGCGAGCTCGTCCGCGGGCAGGGCGGTGAGCGCGGCGATGAGCTTGAGCTGGACAGGCGGTGGGGTCTCGCGGAGCAGGGTGCTGCCGGCGGGGGTGATGACGACCTCGGCGCGGCGCGCGTCGTCCGGCGAGACGTGGCGCGCGGCGAGGCCACGCTGGACGAGGCGCGCGACCACGACGGAGACGGAGCTCGGGTCGGTGGAGGTGCGGGCCGCGAGCTCGGCGATGGAGAAACGCTTGCCGCTCGCGAGCTCGCCGAGGACGAAGAGCTGCGCCCCGCTCACGCCGTGCGCCTTTTCCACGGCCGTCGACGAGAGCCGAAGCGCCCGCACAACGTGGCGGAGGGCGTCGAGCGCCGCAGTCACCTCGGGGTTCCCGGCGGAGGCCGGATCCGATCCATGGGAGCCCATGCTTTTGCTGAACAGCGTAGAGCCGGACGGACCCTCCCGCAACGGTGTCTGTCCCGAAGGCGCCGCGCCGGGGCGCTGCCCCGGTCCCCGCGGGGGCTGTCCGCCCCTCGACCCGGACCAGGCACGGCCTGGACCGAGGGGGAAGAACTGCGCGATGCGCAGTTCTTCCAACGGGCCGGTGGCAAGACCAGGGACCAGGTTGCCAGTTGAAAAGGCAGCAGGAAGGTCGCGAGGCGCTCCAAAG
Protein-coding sequences here:
- a CDS encoding PAS domain-containing protein; amino-acid sequence: MSHPGLEEECAALRAQVAELSARLAATAPAGDGPPREERAPDPEGELAVLRAAFRDLADAVIISDHEGRLVHCNDAATKMLGAGLAHLQPADWADTYHVFLPDGVTPFPSSEFPLQRALRGEITEGVGMLARSEALPEGVSLSVSGRPIRDKDGELLGAVVVFGDVGVRKRYEAERERRRNADAQRIAAEKDRLRLARILQGFLDNLDVVVWAIDDKGICTFHDGRGVESAGLTRGQLVGQNFFEIYSGDHLQRALAGNHVHVIDDGEGVIWEHWMVPVAEEDKRISGVIGMSVNVTEPHKAKLELEGKLALIQRQQEVILNLETPIIQVWDHVLTLPMVGVVDSRRAARVTDDLLAAVARTQSRFAILDLTGVEVVDTATAAHMLNILSAVRLLGAEGIITGIRPTVAQTMISLGLDLSRVRTLATLRDGLGFAIRQLGSKGARSPS
- a CDS encoding sensor histidine kinase gives rise to the protein MRSSSPPLPLRTLPAQITRSIGRGWLVWTAALGVLVITTLALLDEQREYEGALVALTQQQQMLALLLSDELAARLAAVRRDALLVADDVSAGHGPSEGMRKAYPSIEIRSASESAPSLHPPRTMSVRVPSTEGRTVELTVPVAWVMGPSARIERPDELVVLVRPPDEELWQAADGRQIQSDPLTRAANEGHDTTRIERADAVALGLPDRRAVAAVDATDTGTLGRWTTAVVASASQERDRWERARSRLLIGVLVPCALIVAFGATALRRQRRELELEKQLALAALVRESDEQLARASRAATTGTLAMGIAHEISTPLGVIVGRAEQLAARVGEDPKAARAVRTIGEQADRITQVVRGFLDLARGGSPSLRPVDPGDVARGALRLVEHRFVAARVALVTLVDDDLPTLAGDLRLLEHAVVNLLLNACEASGPGMQVALSVRGAEAGVDFVVEDRGAGIRPEDIARATEPFFTTKPRGSGLGLAIVHEIVNIHRGALVLEPHEGGGTRARIHIPAQGEEGPDA
- a CDS encoding phosphatidylglycerol lysyltransferase domain-containing protein — translated: MIPGVDPPAPPLPRAPTPSTLAEAVFCFGRETVAFQSLAPGMRAWSDGAGAWVAFADTGQAWLAVGSPLCVPEQTGRVARAFVQAARRAGRRAGFCAVEEFPRDGFFERLPLGRQPVWDPLQWDRVLAGRRSLREQIRRARAKGVRARVARVEELGGALGAAIEALSARWLAGRRGGPLGFLLSVDLFFRPSERLYVVAERGERLVAVLVAVPVPGRGGWFFEDILRADDAPNGTVELLVDAAMRGLAGASCRRVTMGLVPLAGPLPQGLQILRRLGHDIYDFEGLRAFRARFAPDAWEPVWFVRPRGTSEIVALWDVASALTGGHPLRFALRAWAEGRRRRLRRGGSGASVG
- a CDS encoding vWA domain-containing protein — protein: MSIVRAIPRWVVTAGAAVAVVPASAVPARAADGVTPSTFSASLEPGEHVTITKTVTTPEILPKPDIYFLADTTGSMTPVLENVIANAETILAAVDATANDPRYGAGQYRDFPTGGGFAYRNDAAIPSTDDNGAAALAAIGAWTASGGGDFPEANLFALHKLVTEAGFRPDSSGIVVWFGDAPGHDPVCSAISGEATVTEASVIAELQAANIQVIAVSSTTGVPDGLDGDPVASSSDYEVCGSPGGSPGQATRIANATGGLVFKDVAPEDVADAILAGLASLPVTVTPTATCDSGLTATFDPAEETVLSGTTVTFAETLTLDAGVTHPAALTCTVDFLLNGLSAGAAFVETNTIQPILNQPPVCTGVRAGPSELWSPNHKFVTVVLSGATDPDGDATTLTITGVTQDEALNGTGDGDTTPDAAWVSNAVRDRVKVRAERSGGGDGRVYRISFTVRDENGDTCTGTTNVGVPHDQGHGPAVDTTSVVVNSFGS
- a CDS encoding MarR family winged helix-turn-helix transcriptional regulator; protein product: MGSHGSDPASAGNPEVTAALDALRHVVRALRLSSTAVEKAHGVSGAQLFVLGELASGKRFSIAELAARTSTDPSSVSVVVARLVQRGLAARHVSPDDARRAEVVITPAGSTLLRETPPPVQLKLIAALTALPADELAALTRGLAHMATAMGAPEEPAPMFFEPEPARPRRRKA
- a CDS encoding SRPBCC family protein — its product is MKKVAIRVGLGLAAVIVVFLIVVATRPSAYQVERHATIAAPVDLVFNRVKDFRTWEAWSPWAKLDPNMKTTFGGTQGEVGAVYEWEGNDDVGAGRMTIAAIKPNERLDIKLEFLKPFASKTDNGFKVEAAGNDTKITWFMSGENDFIGKMFCLFMDMDAMIGKDFENGLGNLKKVAEEAAKAQKPAEAGTVNAAAPK
- a CDS encoding sigma-54-dependent transcriptional regulator is translated as MPDRSHAPHVVIVDDKLEMAEMLADGLAEHGVSAFAVATGKQALARIEAEPVDALVTDLRMPGMDGIELLTAARRAVPDLPVLVMTAYGALETAIESIRRGAYHYLTKPFKLDELVVYLNRALDESRIRREARTLRKSLRDEATKAGIIARSPAMRAALDVLARVAPSDAPVLLMGPTGAGKGLLARYLHAESGRARGPFITVNCAALPEPLLESELFGHAKGAFTGATTRRLGLFAEAEGGTMFLDEIGEMAPSLQAKLLDVLERRVVRPVGATKEAPIDVRIVTATHRDLRRRVAEGLFREDLLYRLDVVPVNVPPLRERREDLPELAAELLAKARARHPTSHVERLSRECMLAMLAYPWPGNVRELAHAMERLVLLGHGPEAQFADAALPQAAPGEAQGPHFVGPVLPLREVQQRYARWALAELGSNKSRTADRLGIDVKTLAKYLADDASD